From a single Entelurus aequoreus isolate RoL-2023_Sb linkage group LG12, RoL_Eaeq_v1.1, whole genome shotgun sequence genomic region:
- the serpine1 gene encoding plasminogen activator inhibitor 1 encodes MFCTYVLLVVLLSTGRGGQASLSDKHTDFGLKVFSHLARATGDSNVVLSPYGVSSVLAMAQLGAARNTRKAMTAAMGFNLQERGMSRQQRMLQFELHNEEGLDMASGVMVERKMILEKSFRRALVKAFSSHPHQVDFTRPNQAASVINAWVSDHTAGAIPNFLAPGSVSDETRLVLLNALHFQGLWKVPFEPRRTHERMFHCANGSAVPVSMMTLTNRFNYGEFVTSDGVDYDVLELPYEGDSLSMLLVSPFEHDVPLSALSSELSSQRIKQWRSELRHVRRQLSMPRFTLNSDVNLKDALVNMGLGNIFNLATADFTRITGDERLCVSKVFQTVKLEVNERGTKGASATAAVMFSRMAVEELTLDRPFLFLIQHKGTGAILFMGHFNQPL; translated from the exons ATGTTTTGCACGTACGTTCTCCTCGTGGTCCTACTGAGCACTGGCAGAGGCGGACAAGCATCGCTGTCAGACAAGCACACCGACTTTGGGCTGAAGGTCTTCTCCCACTTGGCAAGAGCCACCGGGGACAGCAATGTGGTCTTGTCCCCCTACGGCGTCTCCTCCGTGCTGGCCATGGCTCAGCTGGGTGCCGCCAGAAACACCCGCAAGGCCATGACGGCCGCCATGGGCTTCAACCTGCAAG agcGTGGTATGTCCAGGCAGCAGCGTATGTTGCAGTTTGAGCTGCACAACGAGGAAGGTTTGGACATGGCGAGTGGAGTGATGGTGGAGAGGAAGATGATTCTGGAGAAAAGCTTCCGTCGCGCCCTCGTCAAGGCCTTCAGCAGCCACCCTCACCAGGTGGACTTCACCAGACCCAACCAGGCGGCCAGCGTCATCAACGCTTGGGTGTCTGACCACACAGCAG gAGCCATTCCCAACTTTTTGGCGCCGGGATCAGTGTCGGACGAAACACGCCTTGTTCTCCTGAACGCCCTCCACTTCCAGGGGCTCTGGAAAGTTCCATTCGAGCCCAGGCGGACCCATGAAAGAATGTTCCACTGTGCTAACGGCAGTGCTGTCCCGGTTAGCATGATGACGTTGACCAACCGCTTCAACTACG GTGAGTTTGTGACATCCGATGGCGTGGATTACGATGTTCTGGAGCTGCCATACGAGGGTGACTCACTTAGCATGCTGCTAGTGTCACCCTTCGAGCACGACGTGCCACTGAGCGCGCTCAGTAGCGAACTGAGCAGCCAGAGGATCAAGCAGTGGCGATCGGAACTACGTCATGTTCGTAGACAATTATCCATGCCCAG GTTTACGCTCAACTCCGACGTCAATTTGAAGGATGCTCTCGTCAACATGGGCTTGGGAAACATTTTCAATCTAGCTACTGCCGATTTTACACGCATCACCG GCGATGAGAGGCTATGCGTGTCCAAGGTTTTCCAGACTGTGAAGCTAGAGGTCAATGAGCGGGGAACAAAAGGAGCGTCAGCCACAG CTGCTGTGATGTTCTCTCGAATGGCGGTAGAGGAGCTCACTTTGGATCGACCTTTCCTCTTCCTTATCCAGCACAAAGGAACCGGAGCTATTCTGTTCATGGGACACTTCAACCAGCCTctttaa